From a region of the Alnus glutinosa chromosome 1, dhAlnGlut1.1, whole genome shotgun sequence genome:
- the LOC133853868 gene encoding F-box/kelch-repeat protein At1g22040 codes for MGAFLSLAGPKCVTSDYNKISQNETCKRQRMSSSFSEESARLIPSLPDELSIQIIARLPRICYFNVKLVSRKWMATVMSPELFKLRKELGTTEEWVYLLTKVEEDKLLSHALDPLSRKWQRLPMMPNVVYEDESRKGFSGRWMWNMAGPSMNIAEVIRGLFGRKDSLDQMPYCGCAIGAVGGCLYVLGGFSRASTMKCVWRFDPIQNQWSEMTSMTTGRAYCKTGILNNKLYVIGGVSQGRGGLTPLQSAEVFDPSMGTWSQVPSMPFSKAQVLPAAFLADMLKPIATGLTSYMGRLCVPQSLYSWPFFVDVGGEIYDPETNSWVEMPNGMGEGWPARQAGTKLSVVVDGELYAFDPSSSLDSGKIKVYDQSEDTWKVVIGKVPIYDLRESESPYLLAGFHGKLHVITKDANHRVTVLRADSRSLPSSSTPLFDGSSNEHSDSITESDAVVWKVVATSDFGSAELVSCQVLEI; via the coding sequence ATGGGGGCATTTTTGAGTTTGGCTGGTCCAAAGTGTGTGACAAGTGACTACAACAAGATCTCTCAGAATGAGACCTGCAAGAGGCAAAGAATGTCATCAAGCTTTAGTGAGGAGAGTGCAAGGCTGATTCCAAGTCTTCCTGATGAGTTGTCAATCCAGATTATTGCTAGACTTCCTAGAATTTGCTACTTCAATGTGAAATTGGTGTCACGGAAGTGGATGGCAACTGTTATGAGCCCCGAACTATTTAAATTGAGAAAGGAGCTTGGAACGACAGAAGAATGGGTATATCTTTTGACAAAAGTCGAAGAGGATAAACTTTTGTCGCATGCTTTAGACCCCTTGTCAAGAAAATGGCAGAGGCTGCCTATGATGCCCAATGTTGTTTATGAAGATGAATCTAGGAAGGGTTTCTCCGGGCGTTGGATGTGGAACATGGCTGGTCCAAGCATGAACATTGCTGAGGTTATTAGAGGCTTGTTTGGGCGGAAGGACTCATTGGATCAAATGCCATATTGTGGTTGTGCTATTGGAGCTGTTGGTGGATGCCTCTATGTGCTTGGTGGATTCTCTAGAGCTTCTACCATGAAATGTGTTTGGAGATTTGATCCAATTCAAAATCAGTGGAGTGAAATGACTTCCATGACTACAGGTAGAGCTTATTGTAAGACAGGCATTTTAAATAACAAGCTTTATGTGATTGGAGGTGTAAGTCAAGGCCGAGGTGGTTTGACTCCTCTTCAATCTGCCGAAGTTTTTGACCCCTCGATGGGGACATGGTCCCAAGTACCGAGCATGCCATTCTCAAAAGCACAGGTGTTACCTGCCGCCTTTTTGGCTGATATGCTGAAGCCTATTGCCACTGGGTTGACTTCATACATGGGAAGGTTATGTGTGCCTCAAAGTTTGTATTCATGGCCCTTTTTTGTTGATGTTGGAGGAGAAATTTATGACCCGGAAACGAATTCATGGGTTGAAATGCCAAATGGCATGGGAGAGGGTTGGCCTGCACGGcaggcaggaacaaaattgaGTGTCGTAGTAGATGGTGAATTGTATGCATTCGATCCTTCTAGTTCCCTGGATAGTGGCAAAATCAAGGTATATGATCAAAGCGAAGATACTTGGAAAGTTGTTATTGGAAAAGTTCCTATTTATGATCTTCGAGAATCAGAATCTCCATATTTACTTGCTGGTTTTCATGGAAAGCTTCATGTCATCACAAAAGATGCCAATCATCGTGTTACAGTTCTGCGGGCTGATTCACGTTCTTTGCCATCAAGCTCCACTCCTCTCTTTGATGGCTCCTCAAATGAGCACTCTGACTCAATAACAGAATCTGATGCTGTTGTTTGGAAGGTCGTTGCTACTAGTGATTTTGGGTCTGCTGAGCTGGTCAGTTGTCAAGTTCTTGAAATTTAG